One window of the Niallia circulans genome contains the following:
- the rpe gene encoding ribulose-phosphate 3-epimerase: MIKIAPSILSADFAKLGDEVKDVERGGADYIHVDVMDGHFVPNITIGPLIVEAIRPVTTLPLDVHLMIENPDAYIPAFAKAGADIITVHVEASRHLHRTIQLIKEQGVKAGVVLNPSTPVEMIKHIIEDIDMVLLMTVNPGFGGQAFIPNVLPKIKEVRQLADLLNPTLDIEVDGGINTDTAVLVKEAGANVLVAGSFIYNNPNREEAIKAIRG, translated from the coding sequence ATGATTAAGATTGCACCCTCCATTCTCTCCGCTGATTTTGCTAAGCTAGGGGATGAAGTGAAAGATGTAGAACGAGGTGGCGCTGATTACATTCATGTGGATGTAATGGATGGTCATTTTGTACCAAATATAACTATTGGCCCACTTATTGTGGAAGCAATTCGTCCTGTGACAACTTTGCCATTAGATGTTCATTTAATGATTGAAAATCCAGATGCTTATATTCCAGCATTCGCTAAGGCTGGTGCTGATATCATCACCGTACATGTAGAGGCCTCTCGCCACTTGCATCGTACTATTCAATTAATAAAAGAACAGGGCGTAAAGGCTGGAGTAGTATTAAATCCAAGTACGCCAGTAGAAATGATTAAGCATATTATCGAAGATATTGACATGGTTCTATTAATGACAGTTAATCCTGGTTTTGGCGGACAGGCTTTTATTCCTAATGTCCTTCCTAAAATTAAAGAAGTACGTCAGTTAGCAGATCTGTTAAATCCAACACTTGATATTGAAGTAGACGGTGGTATTAATACTGATACTGCTGTATTAGTCAAAGAGGCAGGCGCGAATGTTCTTGTTGCCGGATCATTTATTTATAACAATCCTAATCGTGAAGAAGCAATTAAAGCAATACGTGGATAA
- the pepT gene encoding peptidase T, with protein sequence MKENIINRFVSYAVVDTQSNENNLECPSTPGQLTLANLLVEELKEIGMEEVTIDENGYVMATLPANTEKKVPTIGFLAHLDTATDFTGKNVRPQKVENYDGEDITLNEDLHIVLSPKDFPELKNYVGHTLLTTDGTTLLGADNKAGIAEIVTALIYLKENPAIKHGKIRVAFTPDEEIGRGPHKFNVKAFNADFAYTVDGGPLGELQYESFNAAGAKITVKGTNVHPGTAKGKMVNSMKIAMELQNRLPANEAPEYTEGYEGFYHLLSFEGDVEETKLAYIIRDFDRTSFEERKRILQTIVAELNEKYGAETVKLELNDQYYNMREKIEPVKEIVDVAYQAMVNLGITPIVQPIRGGTDGSQLSYMGLPTPNIFTGGENFHGKYEFISVDNMVKATNVIVEIVRLFEERG encoded by the coding sequence ATGAAAGAAAATATAATAAATCGTTTTGTATCGTATGCAGTTGTCGATACCCAATCAAATGAAAATAATTTAGAATGTCCGTCTACACCAGGACAATTAACATTAGCCAATTTATTGGTGGAAGAGCTGAAAGAAATTGGTATGGAAGAAGTAACGATTGATGAAAACGGTTATGTGATGGCAACTTTGCCAGCAAATACTGAGAAAAAAGTGCCGACAATCGGCTTCCTTGCTCACTTAGATACTGCTACTGATTTTACAGGTAAAAATGTACGTCCACAAAAAGTGGAAAATTATGATGGGGAGGATATTACCTTAAACGAAGATTTACATATCGTTTTATCTCCTAAAGATTTTCCAGAATTAAAAAATTACGTAGGACATACTTTGTTGACAACGGATGGCACAACCTTACTAGGAGCAGATAACAAAGCAGGTATTGCCGAAATTGTAACAGCTCTTATTTACTTAAAAGAAAACCCAGCAATTAAACATGGTAAAATTAGAGTGGCATTTACACCAGATGAGGAAATCGGCAGAGGTCCACATAAATTTAACGTAAAAGCCTTTAATGCTGATTTTGCTTACACTGTTGATGGCGGGCCATTAGGCGAATTGCAATATGAAAGCTTCAATGCTGCTGGCGCAAAAATCACAGTGAAGGGAACGAATGTTCATCCTGGTACAGCAAAAGGAAAAATGGTTAATAGTATGAAAATAGCGATGGAATTACAAAACCGCTTACCAGCAAATGAGGCACCTGAATATACGGAGGGCTATGAAGGTTTTTATCATTTACTATCCTTTGAGGGAGACGTGGAAGAAACAAAGCTTGCTTATATTATCCGTGATTTTGATCGTACTTCTTTTGAAGAGAGAAAAAGAATCCTGCAGACAATTGTAGCGGAGTTAAATGAAAAGTATGGTGCCGAAACAGTAAAACTGGAATTAAACGACCAATACTACAATATGCGGGAAAAAATTGAACCCGTAAAAGAAATTGTGGATGTAGCTTATCAAGCAATGGTAAATCTCGGTATTACACCAATTGTTCAGCCAATTCGCGGTGGTACAGATGGTTCACAGTTATCTTATATGGGATTGCCAACTCCCAATATTTTTACAGGTGGAGAAAACTTCCATGGTAAATATGAGTTCATTTCTGTCGATAACATGGTAAAAGCAACAAATGTAATCGTAGAAATTGTCCGCCTATTTGAAGAACGTGGATAA